A window of the Enterobacteriaceae bacterium 4M9 genome harbors these coding sequences:
- the hemH gene encoding ferrochelatase — protein MRQEKMGVLLANLGTPQAPTSAAVKRYLRQFLSDRRVVDAPRLKWWLILRAIVLPLRSPRVAKLYQSVWTDGGSPLMVYSRSQQQKLQALLPDTPVALGMSYGAPSIQSAVDELLNQGVNHIVVLSLYPQYSCSTVAAVWDELARVLAKTRNVPAVSFIRDYAQHPDYITALAESARRSFAEHGEPDLLLLSYHGIPQRYADEGDDYPQRCRDTTRSLVSALGLPPEKVMMTFQSRFGKEPWLTPYTDETMKMLGEQGVKHIQVMCPGFASDCLETLEEIAIQNREIFQHAGGGKYKYIPALNDQDDHVAMMAQLVAR, from the coding sequence TTGCGTCAGGAAAAAATGGGCGTGCTGCTGGCAAACCTCGGCACGCCGCAAGCACCCACGTCCGCGGCAGTGAAACGCTATCTGCGCCAGTTCCTCAGCGACAGACGCGTGGTCGATGCGCCGCGTCTGAAGTGGTGGCTTATTCTGCGCGCTATCGTGCTGCCGCTGCGCTCGCCGCGTGTGGCAAAACTCTATCAATCGGTATGGACCGACGGCGGCTCGCCGCTAATGGTCTACAGCCGTAGCCAGCAGCAAAAACTCCAGGCACTGCTCCCGGACACGCCGGTTGCACTGGGCATGAGCTATGGCGCGCCGTCCATACAAAGCGCAGTGGACGAGTTGCTAAACCAGGGCGTGAATCACATCGTGGTGCTCTCGCTATATCCGCAGTATTCCTGCTCTACAGTGGCGGCGGTGTGGGACGAACTGGCGCGCGTGCTGGCGAAAACCCGCAACGTGCCAGCCGTCTCTTTTATTCGCGATTATGCACAGCACCCGGACTACATTACCGCGCTGGCCGAGTCGGCACGCCGTTCCTTTGCTGAACACGGTGAGCCAGACCTGCTGCTGCTCTCTTATCACGGCATTCCGCAGCGCTACGCGGATGAAGGCGATGACTATCCGCAACGCTGTCGCGATACCACGCGCTCGCTGGTCAGCGCGCTTGGCCTGCCGCCAGAAAAGGTGATGATGACCTTCCAGTCGCGCTTTGGCAAAGAGCCGTGGCTGACGCCTTACACTGACGAGACCATGAAAATGCTCGGTGAGCAGGGCGTGAAGCATATTCAGGTAATGTGCCCGGGCTTTGCATCAGACTGCCTGGAGACGCTTGAAGAAATCGCCATTCAGAACCGTGAAATCTTCCAGCATGCCGGTGGCGGAAAATATAAATATATTCCGGCGCTTAATGACCAGGACGACCATGTTGCGATGATGGCGCAGCTCGTGGCGCGCTAG
- a CDS encoding inosine/guanosine kinase: MKFPGKRKSKHYFPVSNRDPLLMQLQPESETSSSWIVGIDQTLVDIEAKVDDDFVRRYGLSFGHSLVIADDVAEALYRELVSQNLITHQFAGGTIGNTMHNYSVLADDRSVLLGVMCSNIEIGGYAYRYLCNTSSRTDLNYLQGVDGPIGRCFTLINAQGERTFAISPGHMNRLHPQSIPEEVIAGASALVLSAYLVRCEPGEPMTDAAMQAIAYAKKHDVPVVLTLGTKFVIADRPQWWCEFLKEHVSILAMNEEEAEALTGISDPLAAADKALDWVDLVLCTAGPQGLFMAGFTEDEKKRLTRHPLLPGTIAEFNQYEFSRAMRHKDCTTPQRIYSHIAPYMGGPEKIMNTNGAGDGALAALLHDITANHYHRASMPNSSKHALNWLTYSSLAQVCKYANRVSYQVLNQHSPRLSRGLPEREDSLEEAYWER, translated from the coding sequence ATGAAATTTCCCGGTAAACGTAAATCTAAGCACTATTTTCCCGTCAGCAACCGCGATCCCCTGCTGATGCAACTCCAGCCTGAGAGTGAAACCAGCAGCAGCTGGATTGTCGGTATCGATCAGACGCTGGTCGATATTGAAGCAAAGGTGGATGACGACTTTGTACGTCGCTACGGCCTGAGCTTTGGTCATTCGCTGGTGATTGCCGATGACGTGGCTGAGGCGCTTTATCGTGAACTGGTCAGTCAGAATCTCATTACTCACCAGTTTGCCGGTGGCACCATCGGTAACACCATGCACAACTATTCGGTGCTGGCTGACGACCGCTCGGTGCTGCTGGGTGTGATGTGCAGCAATATCGAAATCGGCGGCTACGCCTATCGCTACCTGTGCAATACCTCCAGTCGCACCGATCTGAACTACCTGCAAGGCGTGGATGGCCCGATTGGTCGCTGCTTTACGCTTATCAATGCACAGGGCGAACGCACGTTTGCCATCAGCCCTGGCCACATGAACCGCCTGCATCCGCAAAGTATTCCTGAAGAGGTGATTGCCGGTGCCTCGGCGCTGGTACTGAGCGCCTATCTGGTGCGCTGCGAGCCGGGCGAGCCCATGACCGACGCCGCTATGCAGGCCATTGCGTACGCGAAAAAGCACGATGTACCGGTGGTGTTGACGCTTGGCACTAAATTCGTGATTGCCGACCGGCCGCAGTGGTGGTGCGAGTTTCTCAAAGAGCACGTGTCAATTCTGGCCATGAACGAGGAAGAGGCCGAGGCGTTGACCGGCATCAGCGACCCGCTCGCAGCAGCGGATAAAGCGCTCGACTGGGTGGACCTGGTGCTGTGCACCGCCGGGCCACAGGGGCTGTTTATGGCGGGCTTTACTGAAGATGAGAAAAAACGCCTGACGCGCCACCCGCTGCTGCCGGGCACCATTGCGGAATTCAACCAGTATGAATTTAGCCGTGCCATGCGCCATAAAGACTGCACCACGCCGCAGCGCATCTATTCCCACATTGCGCCGTACATGGGCGGGCCGGAAAAAATCATGAACACCAACGGCGCGGGCGACGGCGCGCTGGCGGCGCTGCTGCACGATATCACAGCCAATCACTATCACCGCGCCAGCATGCCAAACTCCAGCAAGCACGCGCTGAACTGGCTTACCTATTCGTCTCTGGCGCAGGTGTGCAAATATGCCAACCGCGTCAGTTATCAGGTGCTGAACCAGCATTCGCCGCGCCTGTCGCGTGGGTTGCCGGAGCGTGAAGACAGCCTCGAAGAAGCCTACTGGGAACGTTAA